One window from the genome of Leptospira wolffii serovar Khorat str. Khorat-H2 encodes:
- a CDS encoding ribonuclease H-like domain-containing protein, which produces MLEHTFCHLPGIDVLEEIRLWDRGILQWDDFREELKEKVKDPGDMHSRLLLDSLDFSRKELDRKNWDYFFFALPNQQKWRLFPIIRENLLYLDIETSGLGGDDFVTVVGIYDGKEFRNFLRGRDMDDFPESVQSSHVFVTYNGAAFDVPFLEREFGRKFKNRHIDLMYILRSLGLKGGLKGCEKALGIKRDLPFEVNGADAVRFWWQYVQYDDQDALDILLKYNREDVIHLELLFIKAYNLKIKETRFFGEIVPEN; this is translated from the coding sequence TTGTTAGAGCATACTTTCTGTCATCTACCCGGTATCGACGTCTTAGAGGAAATCAGACTCTGGGATAGAGGTATACTTCAATGGGACGATTTTCGAGAGGAACTAAAAGAGAAGGTAAAGGATCCGGGAGATATGCATTCCAGACTCTTACTAGATTCTTTGGATTTTTCCCGTAAGGAGTTGGACCGAAAGAACTGGGATTATTTCTTCTTTGCCCTCCCGAACCAACAAAAATGGAGACTATTTCCGATTATAAGGGAGAATCTTCTCTATCTGGATATCGAGACTTCCGGATTAGGGGGCGACGATTTCGTAACAGTAGTAGGGATCTACGACGGCAAGGAATTCCGAAACTTTCTAAGGGGTCGGGACATGGACGATTTTCCGGAAAGCGTGCAATCTTCCCACGTATTCGTGACCTATAACGGGGCGGCCTTCGACGTTCCGTTCTTAGAAAGGGAATTCGGACGTAAATTCAAAAATCGTCATATAGATCTGATGTATATTCTTCGCAGCTTAGGGCTAAAGGGCGGGTTGAAAGGTTGCGAAAAGGCCTTGGGAATCAAGCGAGATCTACCTTTCGAAGTCAACGGTGCGGACGCGGTCCGATTCTGGTGGCAGTACGTGCAATACGACGATCAGGATGCGTTGGACATTCTTCTCAAGTATAACCGGGAGGATGTGATCCATCTGGAGCTATTGTTTATCAAGGCCTATAATCTGAAAATCAAGGAAACCAGATTTTTCGGAGAAATCGTACCCGAAAATTGA
- a CDS encoding MBL fold metallo-hydrolase: MKVYRYDSIPDVVEIGDGIFKTEIPQPFYAPNNIYILPEGEPTLIDSGYLANLGMLQKALKKIGLCLSKIKHIFYTHNHLDHMSAMLTIRYYSDAKLYAMKGMATEIGNYLEYIETFNRATRRLVYKGHRLSEDRKKELARIEEGNINLRNTLSRGSRIQPVLKFDVELVEGDVIHAGGRDIGFLHTPGHNLWHLTPYILEENVFFTGDLVLQNISSIYAEIDGNLEDYYKSLERISKMNIRRLLPAHGPEPESPQKAIKLLHKTLQILERGIIRRLKEKEYDLSTLTLEAMGEKVANSGYYNTAMAILHSMVRKFIDKGWVEILETEPPYETYRWIQENSES; this comes from the coding sequence ATGAAGGTATATCGGTATGATTCGATTCCCGACGTCGTGGAAATCGGAGACGGAATCTTTAAGACCGAAATTCCCCAACCTTTTTACGCTCCCAATAATATCTATATTCTTCCGGAAGGCGAGCCTACTTTGATCGATTCCGGATACCTTGCCAATCTGGGAATGTTACAAAAGGCCCTGAAAAAAATAGGACTCTGCCTAAGTAAGATCAAGCATATCTTTTACACCCACAATCATTTGGATCATATGAGCGCGATGCTCACGATTCGTTATTACTCTGACGCCAAATTGTACGCAATGAAAGGAATGGCGACGGAAATCGGAAACTATCTGGAATATATAGAAACCTTCAATCGAGCCACGCGACGTCTCGTATACAAAGGCCACCGTCTTTCCGAGGACAGAAAAAAGGAACTCGCAAGAATTGAAGAAGGCAATATCAACTTAAGAAATACTTTAAGTAGGGGTTCTAGAATCCAGCCTGTTCTGAAATTCGACGTGGAATTGGTGGAGGGGGACGTGATTCATGCTGGAGGTCGGGATATAGGGTTTTTACATACTCCAGGGCATAATCTTTGGCACCTGACTCCTTATATCTTGGAGGAGAACGTATTCTTCACGGGAGATTTGGTTCTGCAGAATATATCTTCGATTTACGCGGAGATAGACGGGAACTTGGAGGACTACTACAAGTCCCTGGAAAGAATTTCTAAAATGAATATACGCAGGCTTTTGCCCGCTCACGGGCCCGAACCCGAATCTCCCCAAAAGGCGATTAAGCTCCTGCACAAGACTCTCCAAATTTTGGAACGGGGTATCATACGTAGACTGAAGGAAAAGGAATACGATCTTTCCACTCTAACTTTGGAGGCGATGGGAGAAAAAGTGGCTAATTCAGGATATTATAATACTGCAATGGCTATTCTTCATTCCATGGTCCGCAAGTTCATAGACAAGGGTTGGGTGGAGATTCTGGAAACGGAACCTCCTTACGAGACTTACAGATGGATCCAGGAAAATTCCGAGAGTTGA
- a CDS encoding LBF_2804 family protein, whose protein sequence is MNRDRNVNLEYKPGFLEKWGIRILEDYVRKQGKAKVDEKISADFFPRSTWIIRWVTFLGLQVGFWTTYLIILVEKLFPESPEFLSSEFIEKWSYAGSALAIGTILEFYLLYKLGLWAAFRLFRLSGMELEKDPDLVTGNANLLSRMALEIPDPDLRLLDIDPLRLTDKRSLLIRTFFYKAKVLLSNLIAKIVLRKILARNSLRVYADYIAAPITAIWDGVVLYLILIELRIRLLSRVIAKEIADQILERKNTLSEDAKIAFIAAIGNSVVFTQRFHPNLEYMLIKLYKGFGMEALEHSFDDLETFGGLVSKLSEPEKEACLRLLSVACSFDGKLSSFEAKHIKRVLGDSAQERLDSIRVLSAHIRNGNLEACRERCRLFS, encoded by the coding sequence ATGAATCGGGACCGAAACGTGAATTTAGAGTATAAGCCCGGCTTTCTGGAAAAATGGGGGATTCGTATCCTCGAAGATTATGTCCGTAAGCAGGGGAAAGCAAAGGTGGATGAGAAGATCTCTGCCGATTTCTTTCCGCGAAGTACCTGGATCATTCGATGGGTCACTTTCTTGGGACTTCAGGTAGGTTTCTGGACCACCTATCTGATCATTCTAGTGGAGAAGCTTTTCCCGGAGTCTCCCGAATTTCTTTCTTCCGAGTTCATTGAAAAATGGAGCTACGCAGGTTCCGCTTTGGCCATAGGTACTATTCTCGAATTTTATCTATTATACAAACTAGGACTTTGGGCGGCCTTTCGATTGTTCCGGCTCTCCGGTATGGAATTGGAAAAGGATCCGGATCTCGTCACGGGGAACGCAAATCTTCTCTCTAGGATGGCCTTGGAAATTCCAGATCCCGATTTAAGACTCTTAGATATCGATCCTCTTAGACTCACGGACAAAAGAAGTCTTCTTATCCGAACCTTTTTTTATAAGGCGAAAGTATTATTATCTAATCTGATCGCTAAAATCGTATTACGAAAAATTTTAGCTAGAAATTCTCTTCGGGTCTATGCGGATTATATCGCGGCGCCCATCACCGCTATTTGGGACGGAGTAGTGCTTTATTTGATTCTTATAGAACTCAGGATACGTTTGCTCTCCAGAGTGATCGCCAAGGAAATTGCGGATCAGATTTTGGAAAGAAAGAACACCTTGAGCGAGGACGCTAAAATCGCTTTTATCGCCGCGATCGGAAACTCAGTCGTTTTTACCCAGAGATTCCATCCGAATTTGGAATACATGCTGATCAAACTGTATAAAGGATTCGGGATGGAGGCCTTGGAGCATAGCTTCGACGATCTGGAGACCTTCGGAGGTTTGGTCTCCAAATTATCCGAACCGGAAAAGGAAGCGTGCCTTAGATTACTTTCCGTCGCCTGTTCTTTCGACGGAAAATTATCCTCCTTCGAGGCTAAACATATTAAACGGGTTCTGGGAGATTCGGCTCAGGAGAGATTGGATTCCATCCGAGTACTTTCCGCGCATATCCGAAACGGAAATTTAGAAGCTTGCCGGGAAAGGTGCCGATTGTTTTCCTAG